The sequence ttatttgttactaCCCTAGCACTCGTTTCACTTGTCACTATCACCTCCTCTCATCTATTACCTCACATaaatttctctgtttttaattgTCTATTAAAAATTAACAACAATTAATCTAAAATCAGAAATATCCCGTTTTTAGGGCTTTATTCAGATAAGAAATCAGTGGAAGTCAAAAAAGAATTTAATGTTTCGAGTTTCTTCTTTctagattcatttttttttctctctctctctcaccatcACACATAACACAGAAGAATCCATGGCTGCTTCTTCATCCTCTAATGCTTCCTTCTTTGGAGTTCGAGAAGAAGATCAAACTCACCTTCTTCCTCCGAATCCCTCCGCGGCCGTCGCTCCTCCTCCTCACCACCAGCCACCGCAGTCTCAGCAACCTCTTGAAGCTCCACCgcagaaaaagaagagaaatcaACCAAGAACTCCAAGTAAGTTAATTATCACTCCTTAATTGAATCTTATCATCTTAATCTTATTAAATCAtgtgataaaattttaaatcattcatTGGTGCTTTTTCACTAGCTGAATctagaaataataaaattagcaAAACCCTAGTTCTTGATTTTCCAGAATTGAGAATTTCATTAACCATATCATGCAATAAAAAATTCCTTAACTAATCAATATTTTTTGCCTCGATTTATTCTTCTGCTCTTTATTAGATTCCGATGCAGAAGTGATCGCTTTATCTCCAAAGACACTAATGGCTACAAATAGATTCATATGCGAAGTATGCAACAAAGGTTTTCAGAGAGAACAGAATCTACAACTTCATCGAAGAGGACACAATCTCCCATGGAAACTTAAGCAGAAGTCGACCAAAGAGGTGAAGAGGAAAGTGTATCTTTGTCCGGAGCCCACGTGCGTCCACCATGATCCGTCACGTGCTCTCGGAGACCTCACCGGAATCAAGAAACATTATTACCGTAAACACGGTGAAAAGAAGTGGAAATGCGAGAAATGTTCTAAGCGTTACGCTGTTCAATCGGATTGGAAAGCTCACTCCAAGACTTGTGGTACCAAAGAATATCGTTGCGACTGTGGTACACTCTTCTCCCGGTAATTattcgaaaatattttgaacaatttaaattataattaatcatatatagCTCAATGATATGTGTGTGAATATGTGTCTTGAGTCATTCTtcatggattagggtttattcTTAGGTTCACTTTCTGTTTCGCCTCGAAGTCTTCGATGCTCTTATCGCTTTCTTTCATGCAGTAAATGcaactttaatttattttttctttttgtatataaagATATTAGAAAATCAAAATTGATAGATGAACACGTGAATGTATGTGTGCATATAACCATATCTATGTATGACACTGAAACTAccatatttctttcttttttttttgaacaaaaaactGCCATATTTCATTAGATACTTTCTAGCAGAAACTCAAAACCAAAGAGGAccaatttcaaatttttgttctCTTATTGTTTTTCTATATATCTTGCCTCGTAAACACCGCCCTATTTTCTGTCAgagaaataaaattgatttttctcAGGATTTTTTTCCTTAGATTTAATTACGTACTTATACTACGGGCAGTTCACGTGCTGCTAAACAATATAATAGAGAGTTTGTCATTACAGAGTTTCCCTTTTCTGTTTCGTTTGTACTCTGCACCATAACCACACAAGccacataattttcttttgaactGAACCACATGACTATTTTCGATTTATTATAATTACAATATACATTTTGCATAAAAACAAAATGACGCTAATATTTGATAGAAGTGGCAACTAATACACTACAAACAATTtcgattttgaattttgttttggttcTTGGTTGGATTTTGATGTGTGTGTGACGTAGAGTTCTATAAATGGTATGAAGCCAAGGAAATAAAAGTATGCTGGTATACGTGCACGCACACacacatcaaaatatataaatgcatTTATGTCTAATATAATCCTGATCAGTGAATATATGCTGAAGTTGCATTTATTGAACTTCTAGGATCTTGAATTAAAACAGATTCAGATATTCATTTGTCAATCATTCTCTCTACATACTAATTTCGTGAAACATAACTTTTTCCACGTACCTTAACCTTTGTAATTCTCTGTATAcgcatatattatttaaatacacATTAATGCATACATACACATGGAGTTATAGTTAGCAATGACAAGCATATcttatgcatataaaatatctttttagaattaaataatgattattttaattagttattgCATATACAGGTAGAATTATTCTTGGTCTCACCCCTAGAGTGAACCTCtaggtttaaaaaatattgtcaagttatattatgtttttaaaataaaaaagtaaaaaataaataaaaaaattatttttaacgtcgtcagcaaaacattaaatcataaaccctaaatcctaatccttaaaccctaaatcctaaacctttggataaatcctaaatccttggataaatcctaaaccattggataaatcctaaactcataatcaaaaacactaaaacactcaagggtttagggtttagggttcagggTTCAGTGCTTAGtgtttgatttagagtttaggatttatctaagggtttagggtttacccaaaagtttagggtttacgatttagagtttagggtttagtgttttgctgacgacgttaaaactattttttttaaattttttttgtaactactattattttttatttatttttttcctttctattttaaaaacataatataacttgacaatattttattttatttttttaaagataaaatctAATTAGTTGTTGAACATAGAGATTCAcctgaacccaagaataactcatactgatatatatatacaatatagttGTTCGTAAGCAAAGTTATATAGACATACATCATCAAACTTGAAGTGTGACACAACATTGTACTCCTATTTATGTATATGCATCAATGCATGTGAGTGTGTAAGCTGTTATAAATTTACGTATATGTAATAGTAATAGATTCGTATAATATAATAGAGTAGTAGACTGACTTTCTAGCCATCCATCGACTTTTTAAGATCCCATAATTACACGCGGATATATTTGTAGCTACGTGACAtgatgagtctctctctctacttataaatatttttttctttcattttcccCAAAAtatgtctttttattttatcgCTTAATTTATCTGACGATCCAATAGATTTCATTATGAATGAAATGATTaatattatctttttgttttgagtCACAGGCGAGATAGTTTCATTACACATAGAGCCTTCTGTGACGCGTTGGCTCAAGAGAGTGCGAGACACCCAACTTCTTTGACTTCTTTACCAAGTCATCACTTCCCGTACGGACAAAACACCAACTCCAACAACAACAGTTCAAGCATGATGCTTGGTTTGTCCCACACGGGGCCCCCACAGAATCTTGATCATCACTCTGGCGACGTTCTCCGACTTGGAAGCGGCGAAGGAGTAGGTGGAGGAGCCGCCTCACGCTCTTCATCTGATCTCATTGCTGCAAATTCTTCAGGTTACTTCATGCAAGACCAAAACCTTAGCTTTCATGATCAACAACAAGGATTTTTGGCTGCAAGCAATAACATCAAGCCATCACCAATGAATTTTCAACAGAGTCTGATGCAGTTCTCGCATGATAGCCATAACTCTCCTTCCTCCAATCTCTTCAATCTCAGTTTCCTCTCTGGAAACAACGGAGTTGCTTCTGCTACAAGCAACCATAatgctgctgctgtttcttccGGTAATCTTATGATCTCGAACCATTTTGATGGCGAAAATGCTATtggaggcggaggaggagggGAAGGAAGCACGGGTCTCTTTCCTAACAATATGATTAACTCGACGGACAGAACAAGCTCAGGAGCAGTGCCTTCACTCTTTAGCTCATCAATGCAAAATCCCATATCAACACCTCAAATGTCAGCCACTGCTCTTCTTCAAAAAGCTGCTCAAATGGGTTCAACCtcaagcaacaacaacaacaacaacaacaacggaAGCAGcaacaataataataacaatgcCTCATCCATTCTAAGAAACTTTGGGAGTGGAATGTACGGAGAAAACGAGAGTAATCTCTACGATTTGATGAACTCTTTCTCTAACCCCGATCCAACGGGAAACAACGCTAATGGAGTAAATTCTCCGTTTGGTTCGTACAGAGGAGTGAACAAGGGATTAAACGCTGATAAACAAAGCTTGACTAGAGACTTTCTTGGAGTTGGACAGATCGTAAGAAGCATGAGTGGAAGCGGAGGGgttcaacaacagcaacaacaacatgGGAATAGTAGAGAAAGAGTTGGCTCTTCGTCGGATTCTGTCGATAGAAACAGCAACACTTTTAATCCTGGTGGTGGTCCGGCAACTTCACCACCGTATGGAATCCATCATGCTAGTTTCTAGCtaagagaatttttttaaaaatgtttcgaTTCATCAACATAGATGCTATCTTTTTCAGGTACGCATGTCGTCATCAAAATCCGCAATTATAGTTTTGTTGCAAGTCTCTTGATACTTAAGTTTATCAGCAAAAAATAGTTGCAATTTATCTAAACTCAGCTCCTTTTTCTCTCTTGTAAAAGATTTTGCGTTTATAGTTTGTAAAAATGGATTCATGACATGGTCC is a genomic window of Brassica napus cultivar Da-Ae chromosome A2, Da-Ae, whole genome shotgun sequence containing:
- the LOC106396070 gene encoding protein indeterminate-domain 5, chloroplastic-like; protein product: MAASSSSNASFFGVREEDQTHLLPPNPSAAVAPPPHHQPPQSQQPLEAPPQKKKRNQPRTPNSDAEVIALSPKTLMATNRFICEVCNKGFQREQNLQLHRRGHNLPWKLKQKSTKEVKRKVYLCPEPTCVHHDPSRALGDLTGIKKHYYRKHGEKKWKCEKCSKRYAVQSDWKAHSKTCGTKEYRCDCGTLFSRRDSFITHRAFCDALAQESARHPTSLTSLPSHHFPYGQNTNSNNNSSSMMLGLSHTGPPQNLDHHSGDVLRLGSGEGVGGGAASRSSSDLIAANSSGYFMQDQNLSFHDQQQGFLAASNNIKPSPMNFQQSLMQFSHDSHNSPSSNLFNLSFLSGNNGVASATSNHNAAAVSSGNLMISNHFDGENAIGGGGGGEGSTGLFPNNMINSTDRTSSGAVPSLFSSSMQNPISTPQMSATALLQKAAQMGSTSSNNNNNNNNGSSNNNNNNASSILRNFGSGMYGENESNLYDLMNSFSNPDPTGNNANGVNSPFGSYRGVNKGLNADKQSLTRDFLGVGQIVRSMSGSGGVQQQQQQHGNSRERVGSSSDSVDRNSNTFNPGGGPATSPPYGIHHASF